In the Helianthus annuus cultivar XRQ/B chromosome 11, HanXRQr2.0-SUNRISE, whole genome shotgun sequence genome, one interval contains:
- the LOC118484171 gene encoding claw keratin-like, which translates to MSSFWKENYFGNRYSNDTWGANAANEEEEVVSGDPIDQKTQLPDLNKTPTPPVDEPNYPAHQVYPDYGYGYESPYVQQSGYGTKNAPVDEPCVQQADYSGYGYGYESPYVQQADYSGYEGEGGYGGYGVEDGYGGYGGEGGYNGYDRHC; encoded by the coding sequence atgtcatcattttggAAGGAGAATTATTTCGGTAATCGCTATTCTAATGACACATGGGGAGCAAATGCTGCcaatgaggaggaggaggttgtgtctggagACCCTATTGATCAAAAAACACAGTTGCCAGACTTGAACAAGACTCCCactccacctgttgatgaaccaaattacCCGGCGCATCAAGTGTATCCGGATTACGGATACGGGTATGAATCTCCGTACGTGCAACAAAGTGGATACGGTACTAAGaatgcacctgttgatgaaccatgCGTGCAACAAGCGGATTACAGTGGATACGGATACGGGTATGAATCTCCGTACGTGCAACAAGCGGATTACAGTGGATACGagggtgaaggtggatacggtggatacggggtAGAAgatggatacggtggatacgggggtgaaggtggatacaaTGGATACGATAGACATTGTTAA